The Bradyrhizobium oligotrophicum S58 genome contains the following window.
CGAGAGAAGGTGGATGCCCGGGCCTTCGCCGCGCTGAAGGGGCTTCGGCCCCGCAGGCGGGTCAAGCCCGAGCATGACGACTGAGTACGATGTGAAAGCGAGACCATCACGAGCGATTTCACCGCGCCCTTATCTTCACAGCAGCTTCGCCCCGAAATTCTGTTCGGGATCCATGTCTGGCACCAGGCGCCCGATCGGCTTCGCGGCCTCGCCGCCGCTGCGCGCGAGGAACTGGCCGGAGCCCGGCCGCGCTGAGATCTTGCCGCCGTCGACGATGACGCGGCCGCGGGACAGCACCGTCACCGGCCAGCCCTGCACGCTACGGCCGGCAAACGGCGTGTAGCCGGCAAGGTCATGCATCATGGCATCGCTGATGGTGACGCGCTTGTCCGGATCCCACAGCGCGATGTCGGCATCGGCGCCGATCGCGATCGCGCCTTTCTTCGGATGCAGATTGTAGATCTTCGCTGGCGCCGTCGCGGTGAGCTCGACGAACTTGTTGAGGCCGAGCCGCCCCTTCGACACCATCGCATCGAACAGCAGCGGCAACCGCAGCTCCAGCCCCGGCAGGCCGTTGGCGACCTGCTTGAAATTGGGATTGGGGCCGGCGCGCAGCTTGCCGGTCTCGTCGAACCGGTACGGCGCGTGGTCAGACGAGATGGTCTGCAGATCGCCGAGCGACAACGCCTGCCACAGCGCCTCCTGGTCGGGCGCGCGGCGCGGCGGCGGGCTGCACATCCACTTCGCGCCCTCGATGCCGGGCTTGTCGAGATCCTCAGCCGTCATGAACAGATATTGCGGACAGGTTTCCGCGAACACCTTCAGTCCCTGCCCGCGCGCATCGCGGATCACCTTGGCGCCCTCAGCCGTCGAGACGTGGAAGATCATGATCGGCTGATCGACCAGCGCGGCCATGCCGATGAGACGGTTGAAGGCCTCGGCTTCGGAGAAGCGGGCGTGGCTGATGGCATGATATTTCGGCGCGGTGTAGCCGCGCGCCAGCAGCCGCTTGACCATCCAGGAGATGATGCCGTGGTTCTCGGCGTGCGCACACAGCATCGCGCCGCCCTCGCGCGCGGCGACGAGAATGTCGAGCAGCGGCTCGTCATCGATCTTGAGTCGGTCATAGGTCATGAAGATCTTGATCGAGCCGTGGCCCTGGCGGATCAGTGCCGGCAGGTCGCGCTCCAGCGTCTCCCTGGTCGGATCGGCGACGATCATGTGGAACGCGTAGTCGATGACCGCGCCCTTGCGCGCCAGCCCGTGATAGTCCTCGACCACCTGCGACAGCTGCATCCCGACATGCTGGGCCGCGAATGAGATCACGCTGGTGGTGCCGCCGAACGCGGCGGAGGTGGTGGCGCTCTCGAACGTGTCGGCGTTGACGATGCCCGCCGCCGACAGCTGCTCGATATGGCAATGGCTGTCGACGCCGCCAGGCAGCACGAACTTGCCGCGCGCATCGATCTCGCGCTTGGCGGGCCCAAGGCCGCGGCCGATCGCCGCGATGCTCTCGCCTGATATGGCGATATCGGCCTCGAACAT
Protein-coding sequences here:
- the hydA gene encoding dihydropyrimidinase, with the translated sequence MTEPAYDLIIRGGRVATTTDMFEADIAISGESIAAIGRGLGPAKREIDARGKFVLPGGVDSHCHIEQLSAAGIVNADTFESATTSAAFGGTTSVISFAAQHVGMQLSQVVEDYHGLARKGAVIDYAFHMIVADPTRETLERDLPALIRQGHGSIKIFMTYDRLKIDDEPLLDILVAAREGGAMLCAHAENHGIISWMVKRLLARGYTAPKYHAISHARFSEAEAFNRLIGMAALVDQPIMIFHVSTAEGAKVIRDARGQGLKVFAETCPQYLFMTAEDLDKPGIEGAKWMCSPPPRRAPDQEALWQALSLGDLQTISSDHAPYRFDETGKLRAGPNPNFKQVANGLPGLELRLPLLFDAMVSKGRLGLNKFVELTATAPAKIYNLHPKKGAIAIGADADIALWDPDKRVTISDAMMHDLAGYTPFAGRSVQGWPVTVLSRGRVIVDGGKISARPGSGQFLARSGGEAAKPIGRLVPDMDPEQNFGAKLL